AAAAAGATGCTGTTTCGAACCCGCTGGGACTTCCCAGGCAGAttgttctgttatgttttctGATATGCTCAGAAAACCACACCTCCCAGATGGCTTGAGATGAAGGTTGGGAGACACTATTGCTTAAGACAGATAAAACTAGTTGTATGATACCATCCCTCACAGAGAAATGTCTTATTTCCTTCTCCCAAACAAAACAATACTTCTCTGCTGATGTTCAATGCATTTTAGTTGAGGCCATACATCTAAAGAAACTCTGTGAATTGTTGAACACCTGAGGCATTGACGACGTTTAAAGAACAGCGAggcgttttttaaatttgatttttACAAAAGCAACCCATCTTATTCTTTTTGTTAGCTTTCTGAATTGTGCGTAAAGTTCCGgtttttgttatataaaacgCCTGTTTGCTtcagactgcatttattttcttCATCAAAGTTCACTTCAGATTGCTGAATAGGAAAGCGGCTTTTATAACTTCCAGCTTTTATGTTTCTTAAATCAACAACCTGTCGTGGATATTTCAGCTGTGTAAGGGAGGGCAGGCTGAAATAGCAGATGCTTTGTCAAACCTTAAGTCTGTTTGAATTACGCAAAATCTGTTTGAGATGCATAGACAGTGAGATGCGGAAACAAATGTCCATTTTTATATAATCATAACGACAACAATGTAAACATTTACTAGAGATGAGTATTTGctaatcttattttatttagatgACAGATCAAAGttgaaatacacaaaaaaaatacagcagtatatttatatatgcaaaATGTGAAGTTTATAAACACATTTATCAAGTAGTAGTACTTAatcgttttttattttttttatttttttagagttcattcatttaaatgtaacttttgtCACTGATTTATTGACTTTTGAAATGTGCCTTTACTTCTAGAGAATAGTCTCGTTGGTCAGAGAGTGTCTGCTAAGAGCATTACtgtaaatattaatgtaaaGCAGTTTGGATTTGCTTTCCTTCACAGGGTCTGCTTGAGGGAAGCAAGGCCAAAACCTAAATCCTTCTCTTAATTTACTGCCAGCGCATGTTCCGCTGGGACCGCCGTGAATTGAGGTTGAGACGCTGCATAAtacaatattcatatttaattgtTTCTTACACTGGATACAACACTATGACAACCGCAGTAAACATGCCATGTTTCATAACtcgttaaatacattttaaaaagcttTTAAGCTGAGGCCTGAATTTTTATGAGTGCTTGGACACTTTCCGAAAGAGAGCTGACATTATGAGTGAATGAGGTGATATGGGGTCCTGGTTTAACCGTAGTCAGTCTTTCTTTGTTCTATTAAACAGAAAATAgatatattaatttattcattattaattatttCAGTCCTAACCGACTCTTTGCGGTtctatgtatgtatatacatttgtatgtatactgtatatatccattatgcatgcacgcacgcacagacacacacacacacacacataagtgTATAGGGTTTAATTTGGAGTTGCACCTTtgcagcttcaactcttctgtgAAGACTTTCTTCAAGgtttaaatggtaaatggactgcatttatataacgcttttaacagaccctttggccatccaaagcgctttacatattgcctcgcattcacccattcatacaccgatggCCATGTCAGCCATGttaggcgccatccagctcatcgggagcagctggggttaggtgtcttactcaaggacacttcgacacttggtcaggtggaaccggggattgaaccaccaaccttttggtttgtagacaacctacatgaaccactgagccactggcaccgtttaggagtgtgtttctgggaattgttggccattcttctagaagcgcatttgtgaggtcaggcactgatgttggacgagaaggcctggctcgcagtctccgctctaattcatcccaaaggtgttctgtcgggttgaggtgcaggccagtcaagttcttTGTGCattggtgcgcagtcatgttggaacaggaactGGCTATCCCCAAACTGTTATCCCCAAAAGTtggaagcatgaaattgtccaaaatgtcttggtctgctgaggatagttcaccctgaaatgaaaataaagtcaACTTCCAATGCCCTATgtccttctttttcttttctttttgggaCCTCAAAAGCAGAAATTTGAAAACAATAATCCTGCACGAGACTGCTCGCACGCATTCACAGGAACGTACACAGAGTAACGGCCGAGTTCAGTATTTTGACTGAATAATCCGGTTTCTTTCTCGCGTTCTTCTGAACACTTTCCATGTCTCACTGCATCATTTCAAGACACTTTTGTATAATTTTAGCCTGGTCgctatatattaaaaatgtatttttatatgcaTGCTTGCgtgttttaatcatttaaatgaaaTACTGAAAGATGTTTACAGTAGATGGTCTGAAGCCTACATACTATCTCCGCCATTCATCGTACAACACAAAACATTTCCGTGTTATACATATTCAAACTCTGAATATCAGAGTCCTGCACGCCTGTTGCAGATTTCTTCTGGTGCaacattattcatttattcattgcaTAGATGTTGAACAAGAGGCCAGCCATTGTGTTCTCCGAGAGCGTTTGTGTGTTTTGGCAGTGCCTGTCTGAGTCCTCCCTGCATATTTACAAAGAGCACAGCCATATGTAAATTACAAAGCAGTGCATCACACGCCTGTGCTACACAAAAGATCATCTCATTTCCAAACATGGGACTTGGATTACATGCATTTCCCCTCTAAACTGTTTACCACTCGAAGGGTTTCTCAAATCATTGAGAAGAGGAAATCACAGGTCAGAGCTCAATTGATAACATTAAGAATAGATGCAGACAGTATTTACATGCCCCCCCCCAACATGTATATTTGTTTATCACAGTTTTTCTCAAACATTAATAATTTAACTTTAATATATATGGGGTGATTGGGACAATGGactttttgccattgagatgacttgatgAAAGCGTCaatctatttaaatgtcttTTATAACGACACATAGTTTGTTTTGTCTCTGATTCTTAAGTTTGCTATGAATGTCTTATTGATCTCAGACTGTCCATTGAATGGATTTCATAAACACAAGGGTAATtctctgtgtgtatgtatacgagtcattattttgttttgaaaagcATCAGAAATAAACTGGTTTCATGGTCATTTGTTGACATTTTCCTGTACATGTCCATGTCCTGTGGCAACTTTTTCCCCCCTCTATTTTTACCCTTGAAACACATCTTAATCATTATATGGAAGTTGATTCATGATGAAACAGATGCTTACTGTGTTTTTTCAGAGGATCATGGGTAATGCCGTATACTCGTTAGTCTGTCTGTGGGCCGGCCTGATCATGTAGACATCAAGCCAGCACATTTGCCACTGATCGCCATAACAACCCTTCGCAAAACCCTGAAGTCTTTTCCAGTTTTCATCATCttcattatttgtgtgtgtgtgtgtgtgtgtgtgtgtgtgtgtgtgtgtgtccttgtttatattacattgtggggaccaaatgtccccataaggatagtaaaacctaaaatgacctacattgtgggaaccagccagcggtccccacttttcacaaggttaataaatcatacagaatgaggtTTTTTTCAgagagtaaaaatgcagaatgtttcctgtgatgggtaggtttaagggcaggggcagtgtagggggatagaatgtacagtttgtacagtataaaaaccattacgcttaTGGAGAGTCCCCAACTACATGGATAGAAATACATGGTCAAACCAAAAATGATCTAGACACCAGATATAACGTTTTACTAGTGAGTGTAGGACACTACAGTTCATTAATATAAGttaggatagcaaaataaagtaaactgtgacccAAAAATGCTTCATACAGTGGACTGCAAGTAAAACTTTGGGACCAATTTTATTTAGACACTTTGATctgaagtgtttttttctttaattccTAATGTaattgcttaaagggttacttcagcgatttagcatttggccttgtatcagtagaaacccgggaGTATATGTGCCCCCGCCTTTATATATATAGGTAATACATAtgctgctatatatatatatgtgtgtgtgtgtgtgtgtgtgtgtgtgtgtgtgtgtgtgtgtgtgtgtgtgtgtgtgtgtgtgtgtgtgtgtgtgtgtgtgtattaccaTGACAGTAGCATGACATTTAAGGGCAGCGATTCTTCTGATCACAAGCCCCTGGATCACCAGCTGAGATCAGACTGGATATATGGAACTATCTGAGGGAGAAAAAAGGCTTTCCACATCTGCTCTGACAAATTTACTTCTAGCCCTCACTGCACAAAGCCCTCACAAACAGGAAAGCGGAGTACAAAGAATTGAATAAGCTATTGAATAACTAATTGAATAAAATCTATAATATGTGGTTTACTGGGGCACATTAATGTTGTTGCATTAAAAGGTTAgatcacacaaaaataaaaaaattctgtcatcatttactccccctcatttAGTTCCAAACCTGCAAGATGTTCATTTATCTTCAaagcacaaattaagatattttaatgaattctTAGGGATTTCAGTCACTCCATTGACAGTCCACAGAACTACTTTGAcgtgtttcccaaaagcaacAATTGGTCACTAATTCCGCCGTTACCAGCGGAGTTCAACAGAACTTGCGACCATTGCTGGCTAACGATGCTTTGGGGAAATACACCCCAATGGTTCAGAATCATTTTGGCCCATCTCAAGAGCCCCATCCAGATAGAGAGCTACTTTTTTATTTGGTGACCTGAGACTCCACCAGGTGCAGTTGTTCAGTGAAAAACTGGTTCTTTCCTCATCTCTGCTATTGCcatattcaaatattcattGTCAGGACAACCTGGTGTCAATGAGAGGATATCATGTAATTGTAGTACTTCGTCTTGCTCAGCTACTTCACCAACACTGCATCACGATTGAATAGGTGAGAATAACTATTAAAATGCAAAATGACTAGACGTGCAACCGTCTCATGGTGAAGTTGGGTCTTTGTGATGAAGCACCCGACCCCCCCAGAGCTGAAATTCACAAATGGCCTATCGCAGGGAAAGATGGTGTGGCGTTGTGGGCTTGGCTGGGCGGACGCTTATAAATCACCAATGGGTAAAGGGTTTTTAATGCAGCACTCTGCGCTCGCTGCCTCCATTTTCTGTCACAGCACAGTAAAAGATGAGAGGCCCGGGGGGAATACCAGCCCCCAAGATGCTCAGAGCGGAGCTGTAGGTCATGCTGTGTGCCTCTCAATggataaatacataaatacatgcAGCGATGCAACAAACACCGCTGTGAGATATAAATGCATGCACAAAAATATGTTTCCGTAAGGTTAGATTTTTGAGCAACCATCTACTCTGTATAATATCAAGGAAATAATATTCAgattgcatttttatatttatcaaTTACATCATTATacttcagacagacagacactgaTCCTCAGTTTGTGAGTGTATATGTATGTTAAAACACTGTGGTATCAAATGTTCTAATTTGTTACACTGTTTATTTAAGTTCAAGTTATGTTGTAATATTTTctttggtcccactttatattaggtggctttaactgctatgtacttacatcagaAAGTAAGTTCAATGTATCTATTGTGTTCATTGCAGAACACTTCTGCAGATATTGAGGAgagatacgggtaaagttagggacaggcgtggtggtgtgggtcagtttaagggtacactcttagaagaaaaggttctatcggcgctacatatttggaacccttaaaaggttatatgtagaagtatagttgagtatactccaaagacACTTTTATGCTAAAGATAATGACATGAAAAAACCCTGTTGGCACTTAAAaagtgttctatatagaatactgcaaaaaaaaaaacaaaaaaaaaacaaaaaaaacaaagcatttcttatcttagcaaaaactcatttaattttgagttatttttccccaaaataagacaattacttttgcttgtctagtgaatacttcttgttttaagaatgtttagatgtttggatgtttggactagaaacaagacaaaaataataactaagaaaagcattttttgcagtgaaccttttagggaTTCCAACTACGTAGCGCTGATAGAAcattttaaggttctatatagaaccttttcttctaagtcTAAGAGTGTAGGGTTAAGGGTCAGCAGTGTATTTATAAATGGAACTCCAGAAAATAATTGCAGATATAATTACAtgcaatgtaaatgtaaaatgtaagtacaatgtaaaaacatgcatgTACACATTAAATGCATTGTATCaacttattaatttaaatgtaattacataGTAGTTTAGGCCACCTAATATTACATAGGTCCATTTGTTCTATTATtttgatgtttattattattattattattattattattattattattattattattattatttattattattattattattattaatgttcataactgtattattatttattttcacatatttctagctttggcaatattgtattatttacattcatgccaataaagcatttttaatttaatttaattgacagacagacagacagacagacagacagacagacagacagacagacagacagacagacagacagacagacagacagacagacagacagacagatagatagatagatagatagatagatagatagatagatagatagatagatagatagatagatagatagatagatagatagatagatagatagatagatagatagatagatagacatcTTTTAAAATCTATATCGATCTATATAATCTATATAATTTGTTCATGATGATGCAGGTCACAGATGGTTCTGATGATATTGATGTTTATTGAAACTGGACAAATGCCACACATGCCTAAAAATCCAGCATGTTTTAGCAAAACAGAATGTGATTCAGGCAAAACAGTTTTGCCTTTTCAAATGTTTGAGCAGAAAAGATAATGCCCGTTTGGAAATTGCTGCGGAGCCACAGCTGTTGTGAATGCAAAGCAATCAGCCGGGGCATATAGAGGGCAGCCCGTCCTCATACAAGTGCACTGTCACCAGTCTTTTAAGAACAAGTCCCTGCTTTCAGATTGAAAGATATCTTAGAGTTGACTTTCATTTGGGTGCGTTGACAATGACCTCTTTATCGGAGGCAAAGATACGTCTTTCACTGGTGAATAGAAGTGCCCTGGACTCCAACGCGAAAATGTGTGGAATTTTCTAATATCAGATCATGCATACAAGTTTTGTTTCACACATTTTTCTCGTGGCtctttcaaaaaaaagaaagaaaaataaatctgtaAATAATAGAGGCAAAAAGCATACAGAGACAGCAGATGAGCAGGAGAAAGTTCACATCATCTGCACTGCTGTAAAAAGAAATGATAACATGCATGAAAATCAATTTCCCTTCTTCTCCCGCTGATCGGTATTTCCATGTTTGGTGGAGAATTTGCACACGGAACAAATTTTGTTGCTGAGGTTAATCTTCGCAGACACGACTGCTTCTGTGATTTCCAGCTGAAGTTCACAGACAGACACCTTGCAGTATGGTTTCCATGGGAACGGGGAAATGATTTCCTTGGCCAGCTGCATTGAAATGAACATCTGTATGTTGTCACCACCTTTGATTTGCACATTAGAGGTTTCAGCCTATTTTAAGCAAGCGTCTAAACCATAATTTGCCTTTCTTTTCTCTGCCACTGTCATGTTGCATTTGAATATGCTTTattctgtacacacacacacacacacacacacacacacacacacacacacacacatatatatacacacacacacatgtaaagtgacagtaaggacaaaatatatatatatatatatatatctatttcaaattaatttttttttcttttttaactttCTGTTCACAAAGATACATAAAAAAACCTATACCGGTTCCcaataagcagcacaactgtcttcaaaattgataataatGAGAAATGTGTCTTGAGCAGCATCAGcgttttagaatgatttctgaaggatcatgtgatactgaagactggagtaatgatgggaattatattgtattaaatTAGTGCATGGAAAAAATCTAAACCATTGTTATATTCTAAATCTAATATGCTGAAATTGTTTTATATTAGCAGATAAAACCAGGAAAGAGAAGGAATCATTCTACCCTGAATCCCTGTAAAATTCCATTGAGATGGGATGACTGTCATTAGGGCACAAGTTAAACATCTTTAGATGGCTGCACGCTACATTCTTCCATGTGCAAGGTTTCAATCAAACTTGCTATTTGATTATCAAAACTTTCAAAGCACTTTCGATTTGTCTTAAGCCGCAGGAAATTCAAGGGGACATCTGGAAGGATGTCTGCAGATTATTTGCAATTTTGTGTGTAGTAGACATCAATGAGAGACCTGCTCAGACTTTGGCTGGAACCCACCTCACCTCGGGCTCATTACAGCGCAGACTGGCCCATAATCCCCCTTAATTCCTCGTTGTCGTTCATTCTCTCTTTAAGCCACTCTAGTCCGGCACAGCCAATGAACGGAGGGCCTGTGGAGGCACACAGGTATTGGCTTTTCCTTCCAGGCATGCAGTCTGTCTTTGTAGTTCTCCACAGGAGTCAGCGAGGCTATCACTTACCGTGCCAAACTCATTCCCTCCACCTCAGACGTTACCAGCAGATAATGTCAGTGGCAGACTTGCATTCATTAGCATCAGCCGGGAATTGAGAGGCCCTGTGAGAAGGAGCGAGAAGACATGCCGTTGAGCTTTCTTCAACTATAGGCACTTTCATGTGTTATGAAAACCAACAACTTTTTCTTCTCTATTGGAAaccatttcattttatttcaatgatttaatttgattaatttaatattatttcaatgtatttattttttaggtaacactttacaataaagtgTTAACGTTAggtaaggggggggggggcacacagtttatgtcaatcttgagtacctatagagtagtattgttGCATCCTGCATATTGCTGAAAAGCCTTTAGTTTTgccatatttataaaagaaagatatgcTGTACCGATCCTGTCTCAATAAAACCTAGCagctggaggcgtatcatgtgggcggagttaaaaagtgtaaaaaaagtataattttttttgtaaaatgtaaatattaaaaaaactgtATATATTTGCTAAGCAACTTGTGTAAATAACTAATTTCTACTTTGTCATcgtaatttgttttatttgccTGTTTTAAAAGGTGTATAGTGCtcattgcatgctccattgatatgTGATCATGTTGTTTAGTGTAGGATGTGCACTTTTAAAAAgccgcttttttttttttttttttttaccacatatcagacgaatctcatctagtattccccgGCGCCATTACTTCCACTGAATAAGGTCAAAATAACGGtatgatcatatatatatatatatatatatatatatatatatatatatatatatatatatatatatatatatatatatatatatatatatatatatatatatagatatagattcctcattagtgcctgttgAATGAGGCATTTACGTAAATAATCGCGCCAGTATTTTGACCTTTTTCCACAGAAGTGATGGCGctggggaatactagatgagattcgtcttatataaggtcaaaataacaaatacttgtttcatgtcttaagacatcaatgtgttgccATGAACCACAGGGTTAAATAAGGATTcatatgtctatgtgtttttacTCTCGTAGACTTAtacccattgacatgcattatatgactggcactacggttgagttaaaaatcttcatttgtgctctataagaaacaaacacacctacatattGGATGCCCTGGCGGTAAGCAAAttaacatcaaattttcatttttgggttaactatccctttaaactttgTTAGTTCAGGAAATTTCACCATGAACTAGGCTAATGTTAATAGAAGTACTGTTAATTCTTACTTCATGTTAAacaatgttaactaatgaaacgtAATTTTATCATAGTTTAAATAGTATATTTTAAGGGAGTTTCATTGCCCATATAGTCCATAAGACCAAAGGTGCAtcagttaaaataaaaataaaaacactgtcAGCATGTGCAGGCTTTATGGTAATAAATCAATGCTTTTAAAGCAATGACGTATTTTAAATGTTTCCTGAAATGTGTTTGGAAGTTTGGCTGTAGTGAGAAACTGGGTCAATTATAGCAAGAGATACCGATCGCTGTTTGTTCCGCTGGTCCGAAGTGAACCATTTATGTTGAGAAATCAGTGGGTGTCAAgaaatatatctttttttttgtctcattgaTTCCCCATATTCCCGGTTTAGAGTGCAAATGCCCTTCCAACAGTGAAGAAACACAGATAATTGGCCACCGTTGACAAGTTTGTCCGGTAGCTGTGTTAGATTTGTTTTTTAACCATGAACTTTAGGTGATAACATTTAGTTAGGAGTCTAGAGCAGATAGCAACACATGGCAATGAACTGCTTGAAGTATTTTATCTcagatgttttatttgtttttaatgactTTTGCCTTTCACAGAcaagcacacacaaacacaaacctcCAAAGTCTCTGTATTTAAACCCAGATATAAAATAGAATACATCTTTCGGTACAGtataaaatactatttaatTAAGCAATGAATAGCAGCAAAGGGTAAGTACTAGCATTACAGTCTAAAATAGAGCTCTTCAATTCAAACCTGTTAATCAGAGAACTCAATGCCAGACATCAAAGGATCAAGAACGTGTCGATTGTAATGAGCAGGATCACTCATCAAAGTGTGAATCTGGCCTTGTCTACTTAACACCAAGcgtgtatgaaaaaaaaaaaaaaaacatgggcaATTGGCAAAGTAAATGGTGTCAAAGCCTGCAGATTTTAATGCTGATTGGAGACAGTGCAACCCCGAGTGCAAATGAGATTTCGAGAAGATACAGTGCAAACTGTTGGTTAACAACAGAGGGCCGACTTTTTAGATGTTACAAAGTCTTTGCAATCAACTCGCTGTGAAGATATTCAAGTGTTTGAAAAACTTTGTAAAATACATCCATAATCCATCTATCTAGTTATTTTCATCAAATATCCTGTGTTGGAATTAACTTGTtaaagtgatgtgattaaatgTCAACCCTGATGTctgtgttctgtattttgtttAATGGATTTGTTTTTtcacagattttttatttttttttgggacAGTGACaaaactactactactatttaAATTAGGAATTATAATTGGACCATTTTTTTTCCACTGGCTCAACATATAATTTCTGATTAAGCCAATATTAACACACTGATGCCACAATTGATGAAATTCAATTAGGCCAATtgaaccatccatccatccatccatccatccatccatccatccctagTTGTTGAACATGGCCATCACCAAGGCTATACTAAATTTAGCAAATTTATGAataatttttacaaaatgatttacaaaaatgtaaatctcaTTTGTTGCAACTACATAAATATACAATACAATAGTATATTGCTTTACGAGATTATATTTGGATGCTTTTGAAGTCATTAAACAGATGTATTTTGAAGGACAGATGTTCCCTATCTATGTGGAAAACACCAGAACCATATGTTGTGTATATTGTAAATTGGCAACCATTACTGAACATTTCCAGAACAGTGGCGGCAAATTCCTTTAATCCTCTGAAACAAAACAAAGGTTATAAACAGTCGCTGTTGCACATTAAAAATCTTTTTAACGTTGTTAACCCAGCGCACAAGTAAACTTGGATAGTTCTGCTTATAGTGAAAGCTACACTTCTTGGTGGTCCTATGTATTCGGCTCTACGCATAATAATGTCAATGAACCCACATGAGGGCAGACCGGTGGGCCATGTCCCGATTTTCAATTCTTTGTCATGGCAAACTTGAGAGCGAttacaaaaaaatgacaaaatctgGCAAACCGCTAGACCCCTCGTGCCCAGACAAGTGACTGATTGCCTTCACAATGGGCAATTAAGGCAATGTGGTCAGGGGGAAAAAACCTGAAGTGCGAGTTTCCAGCAGGTCTGAGTCCATCTGGATGTGTTTGGCCTGAGGCATGGCTCACTGGAGAAAGTTAACAGCAGAATAAATACCCATCTTTGCAGTCATTATTAGGCTTAAAGCATAATATGCCCTAAACTTGCATCGGTCCTACTCTGTTTGTTACAGTTTACTGGCGTATTAAGAAGGGCCATGGAGATTATGATGGGATGTCTGTCAATCTGCATCCAAGTCAACTACCCCCTGGTGCTATCTTGGCCTCTCCTTGATCTTGTGCAAATTTCCCTCTTCATAGGGGATGAGGGGAATTGGATCGTGCAGGCAGTTGAGCAAAGGCTTGTTTTGATGTTTATTCATTTGCTCGGCGCTCAATCCAAGAATGTAGAAAAGTGGACCTCTGATACACAGTTTCTATCAAACTTTAATGAGGCAGAATAAATTAGTAACACAAATGATGTTGTTTTAGAATTTTACATCATTAAGTTTGTCTCTTTGTACAAACTTCTGCATATTTCATTGCAACAAATGCTCTCGTTTCGAAAAAAAGGCACAAGCTATACGCTTTCATCAACCAATCTCTGTGATAGACTCAAACTGCAGCACATCTCAAGTCAATCGGCACAGTCTCAGCTCGGATGCAACTCCGTTCCTATGTGAATCCTGACTGGCTCTATCAATCCCACCTTGGCGGCACATTTGGGGCAGGTAAAGGAGACATCAGCAATTGTGTGGCTCTTTAGGCAGTAGTAGCAGAACACATGGTTGCAACCAATGGAGTGGGGCATTGTGGGCCACTCCCCGCAGACGGCGCACTCGGTGCAGTAAGTCTCATCTGAACCCTTCGTTCCCCTCAGGTCATTCAGAGGGGAAAACAGAGCGGCGACACCGGCCTTCAGCTTCCACACGTTTATGAGCGGCAGCAGGAAGATGAGGAACTCTGCAAAGCCGTGCCACAACAGCTCCCGGTTCAAGAACTGGAAGTTGATGTCTCGTGGACCCTGGGGTCGACTGAAGACGGGCTGCACTCCCAGCAACCGTTCGGTAAGGGTTGGAAAGGTTCCTCTTTGAAGGAAAAGTAGGAAGTTGACCAGGCTGGCCACTTTGGTGAGGCCTGTCAAGATGGCGAGTACCTTGCGAGCCTTGCGTGCATTGGACTCTGCGGGGCGGTTGAGGAACAAGCTATTGGAGCGTTCTCTCAACCACTTTTCGCCGACTGTCAGCAGAGCGAACCAGAACTTCTGTGGCCGGCTCATGGGACGGTACTTCTCTCCTGGGATCAGAATGTTCTTGTACCGGATGTTGAGCAGTGACTGGCCCACCGTGGCGCTGTTGGAGTAGACGGTGAACCTCCACAGGACGAGCTGGAGAAGGGCTTTGAGTTCTGGTTCCACAGGGGTTAAAAGCCCAGGCTTGAAATGCTGGAAACATTGGGTGAACTGTGACCAAACAAGCTGTTCCAGTGCACCATCCAGTTCAAAAGCATCCAGCTGACTGATTCTCAAAACCCGAGA
This DNA window, taken from Pseudorasbora parva isolate DD20220531a chromosome 24, ASM2467924v1, whole genome shotgun sequence, encodes the following:
- the pex2 gene encoding peroxisome biogenesis factor 2 — encoded protein: MAAAGGDKPFAKASPSPLSRVLRISQLDAFELDGALEQLVWSQFTQCFQHFKPGLLTPVEPELKALLQLVLWRFTVYSNSATVGQSLLNIRYKNILIPGEKYRPMSRPQKFWFALLTVGEKWLRERSNSLFLNRPAESNARKARKVLAILTGLTKVASLVNFLLFLQRGTFPTLTERLLGVQPVFSRPQGPRDINFQFLNRELLWHGFAEFLIFLLPLINVWKLKAGVAALFSPLNDLRGTKGSDETYCTECAVCGEWPTMPHSIGCNHVFCYYCLKSHTIADVSFTCPKCAAKVGLIEPVRIHIGTELHPS